GGTCGCGGTGCCGCGTAGGACCTCGCAAGTGCGGCACGCCGGCGTGACGGGCAGATCGCTGATCGGCCGGATCTCGGCCGCGGGCGCGAGGGGGCTGCCACACAGGCTCCGGTGCGTGCCGGCGGGCACGATGTGCCAAGCGTAGATCTGCAGGAACTCGTACTCGGCCTGGAGTTGGAAGGGCATGAGGATCACCTGTTGGCGGGCTTCTCCCCACGATCCGCTCAGGCAAGCGCGGGCGCATGGGTCGAACGGCCCAGACTTGCGTCTTCACCCGGACGGGCGGCAGAGGCCCAGCCGAAGATGCCGCTTATCCGCAGCCGCCTGAGGCTTGGACCAGAACCACACCCAAGCAGCAGGAGGCAGCGTGTCCGCGCACTTCGAGATCTACGAGGACAAGGCCCACCAGTGGCGATTCCGGTTGAAGGCCGGCAATGGCGAGATCGTCGCATCCGGCGAGGCGTACCCCACCAAGGCGAATGCCGAGCGCGGCTGCGAAGCCGTGAAGCGTGCCGCCGCCGAAGCCGACATCGTGGAAGCTAAGGCCGCGTGACCGGCCACATCCTGACCGAGGTCAGCGCCACGATCGCCCCTGAACGCGAAGCTGACCTGATCGCGGCCTACCAGCAGGCCGTCGCCCGGCCGCTCCCCGACGGGCTCCTCCGCACCGAACTCCTCCAGGGTGCCGACGGGGACTGGCGGATCCACACCTTGTGGCGCGACCAGGCCTCCCTGGACGCGATGCCCGCGTCTGCCGAGGGCCCCATCGCGCCCCGCCTCTTCCGCGACTCCGGCGGAGACCCACACGTCGCCTGGTTCCAGGTCGCCGGACACCGCCTCGTAACCGACCCCCAAAGCCGACCCTGACGAACCGGGAGTGACGAGACCCCGGCACCCGTAAAAGGTCAACCGGGGCAGCCTGCCGAAACCAGCGCCGCGGAAACGGCGAGGATCGGGAACCGGGTCTCCGCACGGTCGATTCCTGCATGGAACCCCTCACGGGTTCGCTGGGCATCCGGCACATGTCGTATGGAAACGGTGTTCCGTCTGATCGCTGATGGCGTGAGGACACCAGTGCGAGTCAGGGACCGTCGCTCTTCCGGACCTGAGCCGCCTGTCGAACGGGTGCCAGACCTCGCTGTCCGCTCAAGGAATACGGTGCCGGTCTCATGCGGTCTGCTGGATGGAGGCTCCGGTGATGACGCCGTTGTCGACGGTGTAGGAGCCGCTGTAGTCCGCCGTGGAACCGTCAGTGTGGATGGCGTGAAGGTGCACGAACGCCCTGTCCCCGCTGACGCTGTCCACGGTGACCGTGTCGCTGGCGGTGTCGGCGAAGCCGTTGCTGAAGGAGCTGTACGAGCTGCCGAGGTTCTTGCCGCCCAGGTTCCATGCGGTGGCGTAGTCGTGCGCGTTGATCGCGGCGTAGTACGAGGTCACCACTTGGGCCGGACCTGGTGCGGGGTTCACAGGCGCGGGTGGTACGGGGTTCACGGGCGCGGTGACCGTGGTTGTGGCCGGCGCGGGGTTCGCAGGCGGCAGTGGTCTGGTGCTGGCGGGCAGGCTGGGCGAGGGGGCTGTGGGTGTTCTTGACAGGCTCGGAGTGGTAGAGCCGGCTGGAGTGGGCTGGCCGGCCGTGCCGGCGTGCTGGGTGTGGGTCGCCAGCACTGCCACGGCTGCTCCGCCGCCCACCAGCGCTGCGGCCAATACCGCCCCCGCGATCACCAGCCACCGGGGGCGTCCGCGCCGTGGTCGGTCCGAGACAGGGGGCCCGGACCAGTCGCGCCCCACGTTGGTCGGTGGCGGCGGTGGACGACCGCTTCCCGCCACGGGCCGTCCACCTGTACCGACTCCGTGCCCGGGACCGGAACTGCTGGGCTCCTGCTGGAAGGAGCGCGGCTCGTCGGGTCCGCCTTTTGACGGCCGGAAGGGCAGCGTCGGGGTCGCCGAGGCGGGCGGCTCCAGGGAGCGGTCCTGCGTCACGAACGGGGAGATCAGGGTCGGGCTGGGCGGCGTGTGGCCATGTGCCACCTCCTCCAGCATGCGAACCGCCTCATCCCCGGTGGCCCGCACAGCGGGATCCTTCGACATCAGCACCGCGATCACAGGAGCCAGCGGACCGGCATGCACAGGCTCGGGCAACGGCTCGGCCATCACGGCCTGCAAGGTGGCTGCCGTCGTGCTGCGCTGGAACGGCGATTGCCCCTCGACTGCCGCGTAGAGGGTCGCACCCAAAGCCCACAGATCCGACTCCGGTCCCGGCCGGTGACCGGTGACCCGCTCCGGGGCAAGGTAGTCCGGCGAACCGACGATCTCCCCGGTCCGGGTCAGCCCACCGCTGCCCTCGAACCTGGCGATGCCGAAGTCGGTCAGCACCACCCGGCCGCGGCGGTCGATCATCACGTTGGCCGGCTTCACGTCCCGGTGCAGCACCCCCTGGCGGTGCGCCTGCGCCAGCGCCGAGGCAACCTGCGCGCCGACACGCGCTGCGT
This genomic interval from Streptacidiphilus rugosus AM-16 contains the following:
- a CDS encoding YegP family protein: MSAHFEIYEDKAHQWRFRLKAGNGEIVASGEAYPTKANAERGCEAVKRAAAEADIVEAKAA
- a CDS encoding antibiotic biosynthesis monooxygenase; its protein translation is MTGHILTEVSATIAPEREADLIAAYQQAVARPLPDGLLRTELLQGADGDWRIHTLWRDQASLDAMPASAEGPIAPRLFRDSGGDPHVAWFQVAGHRLVTDPQSRP
- a CDS encoding serine/threonine-protein kinase gives rise to the protein MAAHTSEEGPDRLLAGRYLLDDVLGRGGMGVVWRARDQLLDREVAVKELHVSGMPDVDLHTLFSRMQQEARAAARIDHPSVITVHDVVEQDGRPWIVMELVDGQSLAEILVLEGTLLPRDAARVGAQVASALAQAHRQGVLHRDVKPANVMIDRRGRVVLTDFGIARFEGSGGLTRTGEIVGSPDYLAPERVTGHRPGPESDLWALGATLYAAVEGQSPFQRSTTAATLQAVMAEPLPEPVHAGPLAPVIAVLMSKDPAVRATGDEAVRMLEEVAHGHTPPSPTLISPFVTQDRSLEPPASATPTLPFRPSKGGPDEPRSFQQEPSSSGPGHGVGTGGRPVAGSGRPPPPPTNVGRDWSGPPVSDRPRRGRPRWLVIAGAVLAAALVGGGAAVAVLATHTQHAGTAGQPTPAGSTTPSLSRTPTAPSPSLPASTRPLPPANPAPATTTVTAPVNPVPPAPVNPAPGPAQVVTSYYAAINAHDYATAWNLGGKNLGSSYSSFSNGFADTASDTVTVDSVSGDRAFVHLHAIHTDGSTADYSGSYTVDNGVITGASIQQTA